The Punica granatum isolate Tunisia-2019 chromosome 4, ASM765513v2, whole genome shotgun sequence genome has a window encoding:
- the LOC116205648 gene encoding pentatricopeptide repeat-containing protein At1g63330-like — MSAYTRRLGSHCHSPSLASLHLNPAKTPFLSALPRTLISQPKRPLLQCLFCSSSSSGNNSPGSFDYLSQFSPHSSDAHLSSWSCVNPHERRRITVGLSKIIKCHKGHTLKGFSGSFCPILLVEIMKMFDCRETAFAFFKSTFRDHSEDALHSCCLATHGLAADGLRFLAQDVVFWVISRIGSSRSKDFVEFMWEKHCLFESDFSVLDTLMRAFLKAGMVSEALDIVGRMREVSVRPSASAMTVLFKMLLRVGNVGSVWKLLRDMIHMGPPPSNYGFNALMFGFCRKGQIEVGESLLHVMVKFRCEPDVCTYNILINAYCMAGKTVKGLELMHMMIDTGYEPDCVTFNTVINAFCKEGNVVRARIMFDGIVEMGLSPNTFMYNTLMDGYVKARDIHQADMLYIDMKSKGVPPDCVTFNILVSGHYKYGREEDADRLLKELSVSGLVQGCSLHDISVAGLCWAGRLEEATKFLKDMLEKGIGMSLFAFNSIIAGYSKAGLDIKAFEIYEVMVQFGLSPSSSTSSTMLMGLCKQGRLQEARSLLNEMMDKGFPINKGTFTVLLDGYLKVGDLEEAQILWDEMKSRGLFPDAVSFSAFIDGLSKAGLMEEACEVFMEMLGKGLIPNNYVYNSLIGGLCHCGRPNEAMKLEKEMRRRGLLPDTFTLNIIINGFCKLGKLKSATDAFLEMHQIGLIPDIVTYNTLINGYCKAFDMAGADKFMNRMYASGWPPDITTYNIRIHGFCSTRNMSGAAKMLDELVSLGIVPNTVTYNIMMNGACQDILDRAFILAGKLIKMAFMPNVVTVNLLLSHFWKQGMPERTLKWAQKLREISFCFDDISYKIMERASNDIWQDDRPSWRTSEKCLFLDFVMYITYDSLRRSQPQCDKSHAPLKLLGSNYVNS; from the coding sequence CCCTTCCCAGAACCCTCATTTCTCAACCCAAACGCCCCCTCCTGCAGTGTTTGTTTTGCAGCTCCAGCTCCTCCGGTAATAACTCTCCGGGCTCCTTCGATTACCTCTCCCAGTTTTCCCCTCATTCAAGCGATGCCCATCTCAGCAGTTGGAGCTGTGTTAATCCCCATGAGCGGCGGAGAATCACAGTCGGCTTATCTAAGATCATTAAGTGCCACAAAGGTCATACCTTGAAGGGATTCTCCGGCAGCTTTTGCCCCATTCTCCTGGTAGAGATAATGAAAATGTTCGACTGCAGAGAAACCGCATTTGCCTTCTTTAAATCCACTTTCCGGGACCATTCCGAGGATGCCCTTCACTCCTGTTGCTTGGCCACGCATGGCTTAGCGGCCGATGGCCTCCGCTTCCTCGCGCAAGATGTCGTTTTTTGGGTTATCAGTAGAATCGGTTCGTCTAGGAGTAAGGATTTTGTAGAATTCATGTGGGAGAAGCACTGCTTGTTCGAATCAGATTTCTCGGTTCTTGATACACTCATGAGGGCATTTCTGAAGGCTGGCATGGTTTCTGAGGCCCTAGATATTGTGGGTCGAATGAGGGAGGTAAGTGTTAGGCCGAGTGCATCGGCCATGACAGTCCTTTTCAAGATGTTGCTGAGGGTTGGTAATGTTGGCAGTGTCTGGAAGTTGCTTAGGGACATGATTCATATGGGGCCTCCCCCATCAAATTACGGCTTTAATGCGCTGATGTTCGGGTTTTGTAGAAAAGGGCAAATTGAAGTTGGAGAGAGCCTGCTCCATGTGATGGTAAAGTTCAGGTGCGAACCTGATGTTTGTACATATAACATTTTGATCAATGCATATTGTATGGCGGGGAAGACTGTAAAAGGACTTGAACTGATGCATATGATGATTGACACAGGGTATGAGCCCGACTGTGTTACCTTCAATACAGTTATTAATGCCTTTTGTAAGGAGGGAAATGTAGTGAGAGCTAGAATTATGTTTGATGGAATTGTGGAGATGGGTCTCTCTCCGAATACTTTCATGTATAACACTCTCATGGATGGTTATGTTAAGGCGAGGGACATACATCAGGCTGACATGCTTTACATAGATATGAAAAGCAAGGGCGTGCCTCCTGATTGTGTCACTTTTAATATCTTGGTTTCGGGTCATTACAAATatggaagagaagaagatgCAGATAGGCTGTTGAAGGAACTATCTGTGTCTGGGTTGGTTCAAGGTTGTTCCCTGCATGATATTTCAGTAGCTGGGTTATGCTGGGCTGGTCGATTGGAGGAGGCCACGAAATTCCTAAAAGATATGCTTGAGAAAGGAATAGGTATGAGCTTGTTTGCATTTAACTCAATCATTGCTGGTTATAGCAAGGCAGGATTGGATATTAAGGCTTTCGAAATTTATGAGGTTATGGTGCAGTTCGGCTTGTCTCCTTCATCATCCACTTCTAGTACGATGCTTATGGGTCTATGTAAGCAGGGGAGGCTGCAGGAAGCTAGAAGTCTCTTAAATGAAATGATGGACAAGGGTTTTCCAATCAATAAAGGGACTTTTACTGTGCTGTTGGATGGCTATCTTAAGGTGGGAGATCTAGAAGAAGCTCAAATTTTGTGGGATGAGATGAAATCCAGGGGTTTATTTCCAGATGCTGTTTCTTTTTCGGCTTTTATAGATGGACTCTCCAAAGCAGGGTTGATGGAGGAGGCATGTGAAGTGTTCATGGAAATGTTGGGCAAAGGGCTAATCCCTAACAATTATGTGTATAACTCTCTAATAGGTGGATTATGCCACTGTGGCAGGCCAAATGAAGCAATGAAGCTGGAGAAAGAGATGAGACGTAGAGGTCTTCTTCCCGACACCTTTAccttaaatataattataaatggtTTTTGCAAACTGGGAAAATTGAAGTCTGCTACCGATGCATTTTTGGAGATGCACCAGATTGGGCTAATCCCGGACATAGTTACTTACAATACTTTAATCAACGGGTATTGTAAAGCATTTGACATGGCCGGTGCTGATAAATTCATGAACAGAATGTATGCCAGTGGGTGGCCTCCAGATATTACCACATATAACATTCGAATCCATGGCTTTTGCTCTACTAGGAATATGAGTGGAGCAGCAAAGATGCTCGATGAGCTGGTTTCATTGGGCATCGTTCCAAACACAGTGACATACAACATTATGATGAACGGTGCCTGCCAGGACATTCTGGATCGTGCCTTTATTCTGGCTGGGAAACTAATTAAGATGGCTTTCATGCCAAATGTGGTCACGGTAAATTTACTTTTATCTCACTTCTGGAAGCAAGGGATGCCTGAGAGAACCTTGAAGTGGGCGCAGAAGTTGAGAGAAATTTCCTTTTGCTTTGATGACATTTCCTACAAAATTATGGAGAGGGCAAGCAATGATATATGGCAAGATGATCGCCCTTCTTGGAGAACATCTGAAAAGTGCctctttttggacttcgtaaTGTACATTACTTATGATTCCTTGCGCAGAAGTCAACCTCAATGTGATAAGAGTCATGCTCCTCTTAAACTTCTTGGGAGTAATTATGTTAATTCATGA